One genomic segment of Rubripirellula amarantea includes these proteins:
- a CDS encoding phosphorylase family protein, protein MNTDLRIDPTLSEDEVRSQIEAACTRMEQTYADGYYSKISVFRNWSKHNPELTGKIARPRAYRWYLRRELLKLAKRGAEITVSQSRARVDLNDPNLLEKIDETDFDLTRKKVFLFGPERSELSIARLEHYTGTSSEDFQRYVLLTNYQMHVTAFIEQFPDCVRPNRPDVQMPALHHKEPDNRGISIVNIGVGPSNAKNFTDHLAVLRPDAMLMVGHCAGVRNHQDVGDFVLASGYMRGDHLLDEALPPSVPITPSFLLNRALANALDFAKLTYRIGAVYTTADRNWELSLRRTLENLRASRSIAVDMESATVAANGFRYRIPSATLLCVSDKPLHGLPKLPGEAKAFYQDTKKQHIAVATAAIRMIKDQYPGGLPNSDIRSLDEPLLEGPDHQMNID, encoded by the coding sequence ATGAATACCGATCTGCGCATTGACCCCACGTTGTCTGAAGATGAAGTTCGTTCGCAAATTGAAGCGGCGTGTACTCGGATGGAACAAACGTATGCCGATGGCTACTACTCCAAAATCTCAGTCTTCCGAAACTGGTCCAAACACAACCCAGAATTAACCGGCAAGATCGCTCGTCCACGAGCGTATCGCTGGTACCTTCGCCGCGAACTTTTGAAGCTCGCCAAACGCGGCGCCGAGATCACGGTTTCGCAATCTCGGGCTCGAGTCGATTTGAATGATCCCAATCTTTTGGAAAAGATCGACGAGACGGACTTCGACCTTACTCGCAAGAAGGTGTTTCTGTTTGGCCCGGAACGCTCGGAGTTGTCGATTGCTCGCTTGGAACATTACACGGGAACGTCTTCGGAAGACTTTCAACGGTACGTGCTGTTAACTAACTATCAAATGCACGTCACTGCTTTCATCGAACAGTTTCCCGATTGCGTGAGGCCAAACCGACCCGATGTGCAAATGCCGGCGCTGCACCACAAGGAACCCGACAATCGCGGCATCAGTATCGTCAACATCGGCGTTGGCCCTTCCAACGCTAAGAACTTTACCGATCACTTGGCGGTACTGCGTCCTGATGCGATGTTGATGGTGGGTCATTGCGCCGGCGTTCGCAATCACCAAGATGTGGGCGACTTTGTCTTGGCATCGGGATACATGCGGGGCGACCACTTGCTCGACGAAGCGTTGCCCCCGTCGGTCCCGATCACGCCCAGCTTTTTGCTCAACCGAGCGTTGGCGAACGCGCTCGACTTCGCCAAACTGACCTATCGAATTGGCGCGGTCTACACGACCGCGGATCGAAACTGGGAACTATCGCTCCGCCGAACTCTCGAGAATTTGCGAGCCAGTCGAAGCATCGCCGTCGATATGGAATCCGCCACGGTCGCCGCCAATGGATTTCGATACCGAATCCCCAGTGCAACATTGCTATGCGTTTCTGACAAACCACTGCACGGCTTACCGAAGTTGCCCGGCGAGGCCAAGGCTTTCTATCAGGACACCAAGAAGCAACACATCGCAGTCGCCACAGCCGCCATTCGGATGATCAAAGATCAATACCCCGGTGGTCTGCCCAACAGCGACATTCGATCTCTCGATGAACCACTACTCGAAGGCCCCGATCACCAAATGAACATCGACTAG
- a CDS encoding tetratricopeptide repeat protein has protein sequence MNLVKPTTQLNHRQSLWFAIALTLLTMFAYLPAMNAGFIWDDDDYVINNDTLRDVNGLWRIWTDPAATPQYYPFVHSTFWLEYQTWGLNARGYHIVNIIIHMLNALLLWRVCRRLDIPLAWLIGLIFALHPVHVESVAWITERKNVLSGLFYLGSASAYLRFLGSSPRQDGEAGKAASGSNSNWKFYGLSLALFGAALLSKTVTATLPAALVLLIWWKHGTVSRRRILELVPMFVVGIGFGMLTVWLEKYHVGAEGIDWDLSLLERFLIAGRVICFYAAKLLMPLGLVFTYPRWDVDASQTWQYFFPIIVAGTIVSLFVLRNRISRGPVVAFCFFCGTLFPALGFFDVYPMRFSFVADHFQYLASIGMIVLYVQLVSLAFRKLIGSNEQSRNRGLIAVACLLSLVLGTLTWKQTLIYKDLETLWRDTIARNPTSWMAHNNLGALLNRRGDYAEASEHLMESMRLKPNFADSVSNLGKAREGLGDFAQAQTLYEQAVQISPTHAKALNNLAAIYGMQGRLDESRQLIDRALQSDPTLAAAFGNLGSLESVQGNLPAAIEHYRRSLELDPSLTDVRLNLAKLFIQKADFSSARQELQAVLDQSPQNVSALLNLGIVYVNQDQLSMAVDAFEKVLDTDSENVPAMRNLAYTLRLMGRDERAEALSAAADRIVNPPQ, from the coding sequence ATGAACCTCGTGAAACCGACGACGCAACTTAATCATCGGCAATCCCTTTGGTTTGCGATTGCGCTGACCCTGCTGACGATGTTTGCTTACCTGCCGGCAATGAATGCTGGCTTCATTTGGGACGACGACGACTACGTCATCAACAACGATACGCTCCGGGACGTCAACGGATTGTGGCGGATATGGACCGACCCGGCAGCAACGCCCCAGTACTACCCGTTTGTGCATTCAACATTCTGGCTTGAATATCAAACTTGGGGGCTCAACGCTCGCGGCTATCACATCGTCAACATCATCATTCACATGCTGAACGCTCTGTTGCTTTGGCGTGTTTGCCGGCGTCTAGATATTCCATTGGCATGGCTAATCGGATTGATCTTCGCCCTGCATCCGGTGCATGTTGAATCCGTCGCTTGGATCACCGAACGCAAGAACGTTCTGTCAGGCCTGTTTTATCTAGGTTCCGCATCTGCGTACCTGCGTTTCCTGGGCTCTTCCCCCAGACAAGATGGTGAAGCGGGTAAAGCGGCGTCGGGATCAAATTCCAATTGGAAGTTTTACGGCTTATCGTTAGCCCTGTTCGGCGCGGCGTTGCTCAGCAAAACAGTAACCGCGACCCTGCCAGCAGCGTTGGTGCTGTTGATCTGGTGGAAGCACGGAACGGTCTCGCGCAGGCGTATTCTCGAGTTGGTTCCGATGTTCGTGGTCGGAATCGGGTTTGGCATGCTGACCGTTTGGCTTGAAAAGTACCATGTCGGTGCCGAGGGCATTGATTGGGACTTATCACTGCTTGAACGATTTCTTATTGCCGGCCGAGTGATTTGCTTTTACGCCGCCAAGTTGCTCATGCCGCTAGGGTTGGTGTTTACGTATCCCCGCTGGGACGTCGACGCCAGCCAAACTTGGCAATACTTCTTTCCTATCATCGTGGCTGGCACCATCGTCAGCTTATTCGTGTTGCGGAATCGAATCTCACGAGGCCCCGTGGTCGCATTTTGCTTCTTCTGCGGAACGCTGTTTCCTGCTCTCGGTTTCTTCGATGTCTATCCGATGAGATTCTCGTTTGTGGCCGATCACTTCCAATACCTGGCAAGCATCGGCATGATCGTGCTGTACGTTCAACTGGTTTCGTTGGCGTTTCGCAAACTCATCGGCTCGAACGAACAGTCACGCAATCGTGGATTGATCGCGGTAGCCTGCCTCTTGTCTTTGGTGCTAGGAACACTTACATGGAAACAAACCTTGATCTACAAGGATCTCGAAACGCTCTGGCGAGACACTATCGCTCGGAATCCGACAAGCTGGATGGCTCACAACAATCTCGGGGCTTTACTGAATCGGCGAGGGGACTACGCGGAGGCGTCCGAGCACTTGATGGAATCAATGAGGCTCAAACCTAACTTTGCCGATTCAGTCAGCAACTTAGGCAAAGCTCGCGAAGGCTTGGGAGATTTCGCACAGGCTCAAACGCTTTACGAACAAGCGGTTCAAATCAGCCCTACTCATGCCAAAGCTCTTAACAATCTTGCCGCGATCTATGGGATGCAAGGACGGCTTGATGAATCTCGACAATTGATTGATCGAGCCCTGCAAAGCGATCCAACGTTGGCTGCCGCCTTCGGTAATCTCGGATCATTGGAATCCGTACAAGGCAATCTGCCCGCCGCCATCGAGCACTATCGGCGGAGCCTCGAACTTGACCCGTCATTGACCGACGTAAGACTGAACCTTGCCAAGCTGTTCATTCAGAAAGCAGACTTTTCGTCTGCTCGCCAAGAACTACAAGCCGTCTTGGATCAGTCGCCGCAAAACGTGAGTGCTCTGCTTAATCTTGGCATCGTCTACGTGAACCAGGATCAACTTTCGATGGCGGTCGATGCGTTCGAGAAAGTCCTAGACACTGACTCCGAGAACGTTCCCGCGATGCGAAACTTGGCTTACACTTTGCGACTGATGGGACGCGATGAGCGAGCCGAGGCACTATCGGCTGCGGCTGATCGAATCGTTAACCCGCCGCAATGA
- a CDS encoding phenylalanine--tRNA ligase beta subunit-related protein, which translates to MLKVTAHPLLDCRSFVTTFPKPLGEMQSGPELLAMLDRDAQTLFSSSDEIRKAVRDLLRQGGFKPTGRSKPASEYLIKASGEQPLSPINLAVDVCNLVSLHSGLPISVVDLDLVTEPVEILVAPEGAEYVFNRSGQTLDIGGLLCLADAKGPCANAVKDSQRTKTHADTRRTLSIIWGTVVLQGRTQSVESWYRQLLESQGAVTTDGKPTDENKITNQS; encoded by the coding sequence ATGCTGAAAGTTACAGCTCACCCGTTGCTCGATTGCCGATCGTTTGTCACGACGTTTCCAAAGCCGCTAGGTGAGATGCAAAGCGGTCCAGAGTTGTTAGCAATGCTCGATCGGGATGCGCAGACTTTGTTTTCAAGTTCTGATGAAATCCGAAAGGCCGTCCGGGATCTGCTTCGCCAGGGCGGATTCAAGCCAACGGGGCGAAGCAAGCCGGCGTCGGAGTACTTGATCAAGGCGTCTGGGGAGCAGCCGCTTTCGCCGATCAATCTCGCAGTGGATGTATGCAACCTGGTTTCGCTTCACAGCGGATTGCCGATCAGTGTGGTGGACTTGGACTTGGTTACCGAGCCGGTCGAGATTCTGGTCGCACCCGAGGGAGCCGAGTACGTATTTAACCGGTCGGGACAAACCCTTGATATCGGCGGTTTGCTTTGCCTTGCCGATGCGAAAGGGCCCTGTGCCAACGCGGTCAAGGATTCCCAGCGAACAAAGACCCATGCCGACACACGGCGAACTCTTTCGATCATTTGGGGAACGGTTGTTTTGCAAGGTCGGACGCAGTCGGTCGAGTCCTGGTATCGGCAATTGCTCGAATCCCAGGGGGCGGTAACGACGGACGGGAAGCCGACTGACGAAAACAAAATCACAAATCAATCTTGA
- a CDS encoding glycerophosphodiester phosphodiesterase family protein — protein MKVLVSFIVGCFVSVAFAQAESPSTNHRLSGNQSKFVMVAAHRGGYANDKQNQAPENSVANVAVAIKQGYDVFETDIQRTADGVFVIIHDETIDRETNGTGMAKDMKWNELKKLKKRYRDGSLSDQSVATLEDLLVAGKGKILFKPDLKPGIIEHFDELARLISRLEMADQVFLRTGFKDAPTIKQCFDNGTPRVEVMFKVKSEAQVRAIIRDFQPKTIQVNLAAGDIVSRTEKAAIREAVANAVLVETHSDGEPSQWLELAQLGVRMFHTSKPDLMLKFLNQNGWRDRGVE, from the coding sequence ATGAAAGTTCTCGTCTCATTCATCGTTGGTTGTTTCGTCTCAGTTGCGTTCGCGCAAGCGGAATCGCCAAGCACCAATCATCGGCTTAGCGGCAATCAAAGCAAGTTTGTAATGGTGGCTGCTCATCGCGGCGGCTACGCCAACGACAAGCAAAACCAAGCACCGGAAAACTCGGTTGCCAATGTCGCCGTTGCAATCAAGCAAGGGTACGACGTTTTCGAGACGGATATCCAGCGTACCGCCGATGGTGTTTTCGTCATCATCCATGACGAAACCATTGATCGAGAGACCAATGGCACTGGCATGGCCAAGGACATGAAGTGGAACGAGTTAAAGAAGCTCAAGAAGCGATATCGAGATGGATCGTTGTCGGATCAATCGGTGGCGACGCTCGAAGATCTGCTGGTCGCAGGAAAAGGGAAGATTCTGTTCAAGCCTGATCTGAAGCCCGGGATCATCGAACACTTTGACGAATTGGCCAGATTGATTTCACGGCTTGAAATGGCGGATCAGGTCTTTCTAAGAACTGGATTCAAGGATGCACCGACCATCAAGCAGTGTTTTGACAATGGAACGCCACGCGTGGAAGTGATGTTCAAGGTCAAAAGCGAAGCCCAAGTGCGAGCGATCATCCGCGACTTTCAACCAAAAACCATCCAAGTGAATTTGGCGGCCGGTGATATTGTCTCTCGCACCGAGAAGGCAGCGATACGCGAGGCGGTGGCGAATGCAGTATTGGTGGAAACCCACAGCGACGGCGAGCCCAGTCAATGGTTGGAACTCGCTCAATTAGGCGTTCGCATGTTCCACACCAGCAAGCCTGATTTAATGCTGAAGTTTTTGAATCAAAACGGTTGGCGAGATCGTGGTGTTGAGTAA
- a CDS encoding glycosyl hydrolase, with protein sequence MISILYVIRATRCWIALTAIVFVCSPVVFSQDTKRGIGAGDGFLANSVNSRWAYDWNYDSPNAYNGEYVPMFWAGGNLSTKINAIKNYSNINYVLGFNEPERSDQANMTVANAVSQWATISNGFAGTGIKLVSPAVSDTVSGREWLADFMAEVDSDPNLVVDEIAFHWYGTVNINNPTATANSFLNKVDQYHTTYGRNVWVTEFAGLDFGGNYTTEQMQEWNATFLQTAIPGLESRSYVTRYGWWNHNDDSRLATKDGYGLWRPTQVGDYYNKTLLSGDSRDFGGSPVGLDMMYLRGGSLINDGSTLGNNAVGRIYAMANHDGSTATSSMGGTGDWGMHSWGSVRVEEGASLQKIGTNTVTWRNLDLYHDGEIRLLGGAGNTGTLAISGSGTNAQGTGQLRLDSGSHLKLGNAADANSFELPYDIQYRAGRVTVDSPVTLSGVGTIYNQTFFTTNDDLTVDGVLAGNNPGIVKLGVANMILNGDNTYVGYTRVNEGTLVVNGSIGGNDVLVNNGGTLGGTGKIAAMIDANNGGIVAPGNSPGTLTAGSADFAAGSTLCIELLSFTEFDRLVLNGPLVVDPGAILQIQLLGGYMPSVGDSFDVLDFASFSGSFSGSFGVIEAPALTNAQWDFAQFSSDGIIGVTAVPEPSGAAVSLLGMFAIVIYIRKRKGSRVSTA encoded by the coding sequence ACTGCAATCGTTTTCGTTTGCTCGCCGGTCGTATTTTCGCAAGACACAAAACGCGGCATTGGTGCTGGCGATGGATTCTTGGCGAACTCAGTCAACTCACGCTGGGCGTACGATTGGAATTACGACAGCCCAAATGCGTACAACGGGGAATATGTCCCGATGTTCTGGGCCGGCGGAAACTTGTCGACCAAGATCAATGCGATCAAGAACTACAGCAACATCAACTACGTCTTGGGTTTCAATGAACCTGAACGCAGCGACCAAGCCAACATGACGGTCGCCAATGCGGTAAGCCAATGGGCAACCATCAGCAACGGGTTCGCAGGAACGGGCATCAAATTAGTCAGCCCCGCGGTATCGGATACGGTGTCGGGCCGAGAATGGTTGGCGGACTTTATGGCGGAGGTTGATTCCGATCCGAATTTGGTGGTCGATGAAATCGCGTTTCATTGGTACGGAACCGTGAACATCAACAACCCTACCGCAACCGCCAACAGCTTTCTCAACAAGGTCGATCAATACCACACAACCTATGGCCGTAATGTTTGGGTGACAGAGTTTGCGGGACTCGACTTTGGTGGCAATTACACGACTGAACAAATGCAGGAGTGGAACGCGACGTTCTTGCAAACCGCGATCCCAGGTTTGGAATCTCGTAGCTATGTGACTCGATACGGATGGTGGAACCATAACGACGATTCGCGACTGGCGACGAAAGACGGTTACGGTCTTTGGCGACCCACACAGGTTGGCGACTATTACAACAAAACGTTGCTAAGCGGTGACTCGCGTGACTTTGGTGGTAGCCCCGTCGGTTTGGACATGATGTATCTTCGCGGCGGGAGTCTAATTAACGACGGATCGACCCTTGGCAACAATGCTGTCGGACGGATCTACGCGATGGCCAATCATGACGGCAGCACCGCAACCAGTAGCATGGGTGGAACGGGCGATTGGGGGATGCACAGTTGGGGATCCGTGCGAGTTGAAGAGGGAGCATCGCTTCAAAAGATCGGAACCAACACGGTCACTTGGCGAAATCTTGATCTCTACCACGACGGCGAGATTCGATTGCTCGGGGGTGCGGGTAACACCGGAACGTTGGCCATCTCAGGCTCCGGAACGAACGCTCAGGGAACCGGTCAACTGCGATTGGACTCAGGGTCTCATTTGAAGTTGGGCAATGCCGCGGACGCGAACAGCTTTGAACTTCCGTACGACATTCAATATCGCGCCGGAAGGGTCACGGTCGATAGTCCTGTCACGCTCAGTGGCGTCGGTACGATTTACAACCAGACCTTTTTCACCACCAACGATGACCTTACCGTTGACGGAGTGTTGGCGGGTAACAATCCCGGTATCGTCAAACTAGGAGTCGCCAACATGATCCTCAATGGCGACAACACTTACGTGGGGTACACCAGGGTCAATGAAGGGACTTTGGTCGTCAACGGTTCAATTGGTGGCAACGACGTGTTGGTGAACAACGGTGGAACGCTTGGGGGGACAGGGAAAATCGCGGCGATGATTGACGCGAATAACGGCGGCATTGTTGCGCCGGGGAATAGTCCAGGGACGTTGACCGCCGGCAGTGCTGACTTTGCTGCCGGATCGACGCTATGCATCGAATTGTTGTCGTTCACCGAATTCGATCGGCTTGTTTTGAACGGACCGCTTGTGGTGGATCCAGGTGCGATTCTGCAGATTCAACTGCTGGGCGGTTACATGCCTAGCGTTGGTGACTCATTCGATGTGTTAGACTTTGCATCGTTCAGCGGATCGTTCAGCGGATCGTTCGGAGTCATCGAAGCTCCGGCTCTCACGAATGCCCAGTGGGATTTTGCTCAGTTCAGCAGCGATGGAATTATCGGCGTGACGGCAGTGCCAGAACCAAGCGGTGCAGCCGTGTCGTTGCTCGGCATGTTTGCGATCGTCATCTACATTCGAAAGCGAAAAGGCAGTCGAGTTTCAACCGCATGA
- a CDS encoding prenyltransferase/squalene oxidase repeat-containing protein, which produces MNTRANMNSTVPNAPVILPGKESSPTTEFPPQHSGRRSFLLAQSWLVSFIIHLSLLLVLALLSMSQGVASKTSPLVVAFANPGKQDAGSMVITRFVPPDPNLGSLDSASRQTSDLANGQRPDAIATDSIVPDFTPALPRKVSRLLDPAATIDRESTAALVSNTDLPSKLPEVFKLVPLVTSVESRTKENKAILLERFGGSKQSEEAVQRALIWLVNHQAVDGGWTFDHQQVCNGKCDGSGHMAGSRNGATGLALLPFLGAGETHFQGNYTDVVQRGIDYLLAHQERVPNSMTAGSWHESGGTMYSHCLASLAICEAYAMTGDSRLRLPAQASLDYLVLAQDPYRGGWRYSPRQAGDTSVVGWAAMALKSGQMADLVVPEKTLVGIDRFLDSVSTHYGSNYGYTGPSAGHHGGRATSAIGLLCRMYRGAPPTHAALINGSAKLAAPGPGGDNLYCIYYASQVLRHLGGPQWDQWNRAMRDPLISLQVPLGHAAGSWPPKAIQGIGSMAGGRLYSTCMATMTLEVYYRHMPLYSEDVLENLQADAEDDFEL; this is translated from the coding sequence ATGAATACGCGTGCGAACATGAACTCGACCGTTCCCAATGCGCCGGTGATTCTACCTGGGAAAGAATCTAGCCCAACCACAGAGTTCCCCCCGCAGCACTCTGGTCGCCGTTCATTCTTGCTGGCCCAGAGCTGGTTAGTCAGTTTTATCATCCACCTCAGCTTGCTCTTGGTTCTGGCACTGCTATCAATGTCTCAAGGCGTCGCGTCTAAGACGTCACCACTAGTGGTCGCCTTCGCAAATCCGGGAAAGCAAGACGCCGGTTCGATGGTCATCACGCGGTTCGTACCGCCGGACCCGAATCTTGGCTCGCTGGATTCGGCATCTCGCCAAACTTCCGATCTGGCCAATGGTCAAAGACCGGACGCGATTGCCACGGACTCGATCGTCCCAGACTTCACACCCGCATTGCCGAGAAAGGTCTCCCGTTTGTTGGACCCGGCGGCCACGATTGACCGCGAATCAACCGCCGCCTTAGTTTCCAACACCGACTTGCCATCCAAGCTCCCCGAAGTCTTCAAGCTAGTGCCGTTGGTCACATCGGTTGAAAGTCGCACGAAAGAGAACAAAGCGATTCTGTTAGAAAGATTCGGTGGTTCAAAGCAAAGCGAAGAAGCGGTTCAGCGTGCTTTGATTTGGCTCGTCAACCACCAAGCCGTCGATGGAGGTTGGACGTTCGACCATCAACAAGTTTGCAATGGGAAATGTGACGGGTCCGGTCACATGGCCGGATCGCGAAACGGTGCCACCGGACTGGCCTTGTTACCCTTTCTCGGTGCTGGCGAAACTCACTTTCAAGGAAACTATACTGACGTGGTTCAGCGCGGGATTGATTACCTGCTCGCTCATCAGGAACGTGTTCCCAACAGCATGACCGCGGGCTCCTGGCATGAATCTGGCGGAACGATGTACTCGCATTGCCTCGCATCGCTTGCCATTTGCGAAGCGTATGCGATGACGGGTGATTCGCGACTTCGCTTACCAGCCCAAGCTTCGCTCGATTACCTGGTCTTGGCCCAGGATCCTTACCGAGGCGGTTGGCGTTACAGCCCTCGGCAAGCGGGTGATACATCCGTGGTCGGTTGGGCCGCGATGGCGCTAAAGAGTGGCCAGATGGCAGACCTTGTCGTTCCCGAGAAAACACTTGTCGGAATCGATCGCTTCTTGGATTCCGTCAGCACCCACTACGGTTCGAACTATGGATACACCGGTCCGTCTGCTGGACATCATGGCGGCCGAGCGACCAGCGCCATTGGATTGCTGTGTCGAATGTATCGTGGCGCACCGCCCACTCATGCGGCACTGATCAATGGTTCCGCCAAGCTTGCCGCTCCTGGACCCGGCGGCGACAACCTTTACTGCATCTACTACGCCTCGCAAGTTCTCCGCCATCTCGGTGGTCCTCAATGGGATCAATGGAATCGAGCCATGCGCGACCCATTGATTTCACTTCAGGTGCCGCTTGGCCACGCAGCAGGAAGCTGGCCTCCGAAGGCAATTCAAGGGATAGGCAGCATGGCGGGCGGTCGACTTTATTCGACATGCATGGCCACCATGACGCTCGAAGTATATTACCGCCACATGCCGCTTTACAGCGAAGATGTTCTCGAAAACCTGCAAGCTGACGCTGAAGACGACTTTGAGCTGTAA
- a CDS encoding DMT family transporter, protein MRSSNAGVVDRKLEGLASPADRTWGVTLAIVGTFLFALKSIFIKLAFAAGANATLVLAIRMTLALPFYVGVLWYLRRREDRKPLQREHVIRATTLGFLGYYLASYLDLAGLEQISAQLERLTLFTYPAMVAVLAWLFLGEQINRKIVLAIALSYFGVLLMYGQERAFTSVGDTSLGVMLVIGSALSYSFYILFAKPVMKHIGSQQFTSLAMIGSTFFVGVHFAATQPLTSLVEAKPIVYVYGLILAFVCTVIPSFMINEAIMRIGATRTTVIGSVGPVLTMMLAIFVLSEPSSLQHFLGMAVAIYGVSLVARK, encoded by the coding sequence GTGCGGTCATCAAACGCAGGCGTCGTAGATAGGAAGCTTGAGGGATTAGCTTCGCCCGCCGATCGAACTTGGGGAGTCACGCTGGCGATCGTGGGGACGTTCCTGTTTGCCCTGAAGTCCATCTTCATCAAGCTCGCGTTTGCCGCCGGTGCGAATGCCACGTTGGTGTTGGCGATTCGCATGACATTGGCGTTGCCGTTCTATGTCGGGGTTTTGTGGTACTTGCGCCGTCGCGAAGATCGCAAGCCACTTCAGCGCGAACACGTAATTCGAGCGACCACGCTCGGATTTTTGGGCTACTACCTCGCGTCGTACTTGGACTTGGCAGGACTTGAACAGATTTCGGCTCAGCTCGAACGTTTGACTTTGTTCACTTATCCCGCGATGGTCGCCGTTTTGGCGTGGTTGTTTCTTGGCGAGCAGATCAATCGAAAGATTGTTTTGGCGATCGCGCTGTCGTATTTCGGCGTGCTATTGATGTACGGTCAGGAGCGTGCCTTCACATCGGTCGGCGACACCAGCTTGGGTGTGATGCTGGTGATTGGTTCGGCGCTTAGCTATTCGTTCTATATCCTGTTCGCTAAGCCGGTGATGAAGCATATTGGCAGCCAGCAATTCACTAGCTTGGCGATGATTGGATCGACGTTCTTTGTTGGAGTCCACTTTGCAGCGACACAGCCTTTGACATCGCTGGTGGAAGCTAAGCCAATTGTGTACGTCTACGGATTAATACTCGCGTTCGTTTGCACAGTGATCCCTAGCTTTATGATCAACGAAGCCATCATGCGGATCGGAGCGACTCGGACAACCGTGATTGGTTCCGTCGGTCCCGTGCTAACCATGATGCTCGCGATCTTTGTCCTTAGCGAACCTTCGTCCCTTCAGCACTTTCTAGGGATGGCGGTTGCGATCTACGGCGTCAGCCTTGTCGCAAGGAAATAA